The following DNA comes from Verrucomicrobiia bacterium.
GAGTTTGTAAAGCCGAGGCCCCATACTCTGCGGACGAATAATGCCCGCAAACCAAAGGCCACGACGGAAACAACGTTCATGAAGATAATTGACCGCCTTTTCAATTCATCGCTGGGTAAGAAATACCTGATGGCGATATCCGGCGTGGCTCTGCTCGGATTTGTCATAGGTCACCTAGTCGGAAATCTCCAAGTCTTCGGCCCGCCGGAACTTATCAACGGCTACGCCCACTTCCTCAAGAGCAAGCCCGGTCTGATCTGGGGCGCGCGCTTGGGTCTGCTGGCGATGGTGGCCATCCACATCGTGACCGCAGTGCGGTTGACGATGGAGAACAAGGCCGCCCGCCCGGTGCAGTATGCCAAGTGGAAGGAGAACGGTGCCTCCAAGTCCTCCCAGTATATGATCTGGAGCGGTTCGGTGATCCTCGCTTTCATCGTGTATCATCTGGCGCACTTCACGGTGCTGCTGCCAATCAATGGTACACATGACTTCACCAAACTCACTACGGTGTTAAATGGCGAAACGATCCCCGATGTTTACGCGATGATGGTGCTGGGCTTCCAAGTGTGGTGGGTGACACTCTTCTACCTTATCGCACAAGCTCTGCTCTTCATGCATTTGAATCATGGTGTGGCGAGCATGTTCCAATCTCTCGGTCTGCGGACGTATGCCTGGTGGCCAGTGGTGACGAAGTTCGCGAAGGTGCTGAGCATCGCGATCTTGGTGGGTTATTCCATCATTCCGATCGCGATCTTCGCACGGGTGATCGGCAGTGATTACGCCGAGAAGGTAAGATTGAAGGCAGAGTCTGCGTCCGTTCAGCAAATCGAAACCGTCAATATCGCTGCTGTTTCCGGAAAGGAGGCTGTGAAGTAACATGGCTACAACGAATCACGAAATCCCCGTGCCGCAGGACCAGAAGTTGAAGTCCGGCGTTCCGTCCGGTCCGCTCGCTCAAAAGTGGGAGAGCTACAAGTTCAACAGCAAGCTGATCAATCCGGCGAACAAGCGGAAATACAAGATCATCATCGTGGGTGCCGGTCTGGCCGGTGCTTCGGCTTCCGCCACGCTGGCCGAGCTGGGCTACGACGTGCATAACTTCGTATTCCATGATTCCCCACGTCGCGCGCACTCCGTGGCGGCACAGGGCGGTATCAATGCTGCGAAGAATTATCAGAATGACGGTGACTCGGTGCGCCGTCTTTTCTACGACACCATCAAGGGTGGCGACTTCCGTTCGCGCGAAGCGAACGTGCATCGTTTGGCCGAGGTGTCCGTGAACATCATCGACCAATGCGCGGCGCAAGGCGTACCGTTCGCCCGTGAATACGGTGGGTTGCTGGATAACCGTTCTTTTGGTGGCGCTCAGGTTTCCCGTACGTTCTATGCGCGCGGCCAGACAGGGCAGCAGTTATTGCTCGGCGCTTATTCCGCGCTGAACCGCAACATCGCCAATGGTGGGGTGAAGTCTTACACGCACTCGGAGATGCTGGATCTCGTGGTCGTGGACGGCCACGCGAAGGGTATCATCGTGCGCAATCTGCAGACGGGTGAGATCACCCGGCACAGTGCGGATGCCGTGGTGCTGGCCACGGGTGGTTACGGCAACCTGTTCAACCTTTCCACGTATGCGCGTGGTTCCAACGTGACGGCGAGCTGGCGCGCTTACAAGCGCGGGGCCTGCTTTGCGAATCCTTGTTACACGCAGATCCATCCGACGTGTATCCCGGTTTCCGGTGATTATCAGTCCAAACTGACGCTGATGTCCGAATCCCTGCGCAATGACGGTCGCGTG
Coding sequences within:
- a CDS encoding succinate dehydrogenase cytochrome b subunit gives rise to the protein MKIIDRLFNSSLGKKYLMAISGVALLGFVIGHLVGNLQVFGPPELINGYAHFLKSKPGLIWGARLGLLAMVAIHIVTAVRLTMENKAARPVQYAKWKENGASKSSQYMIWSGSVILAFIVYHLAHFTVLLPINGTHDFTKLTTVLNGETIPDVYAMMVLGFQVWWVTLFYLIAQALLFMHLNHGVASMFQSLGLRTYAWWPVVTKFAKVLSIAILVGYSIIPIAIFARVIGSDYAEKVRLKAESASVQQIETVNIAAVSGKEAVK